A single genomic interval of Granulicella tundricola MP5ACTX9 harbors:
- a CDS encoding M28 family peptidase, whose protein sequence is MNGLLRSSVAAAVCLGGVAVAMGQPQPASENVDLAMYSRIRDEGFNRSHVMEYGSALFDDIGPRLTGSPAMKKANEWTRQQLTAMGCANAHLESWGEFGMGWTQKGASLEMMKPGPAVFLAQATPWSPSLGKAVTAEVVRVPSLKTQKDLDEWKGKLAGKVILYGDAPKINPDPKPLLEHYDVAKLAGLGQYPLDGDMSEQGVLQSTDMSFWRGLFGDLAFKEKVAKFFAAEKAVAVLTPGGSGGVIEDDTLGTFGWYVYRADHKQAIPEMVIANEAFGRMSRLLAAKVPVTVKAEIETEFSGDHEQGYNTIAEIPGSDPALKDQVVMVGGHLDSWIAGTGATDNGAGTIVAMEAMRILTSLGVKPRRTIRIGLWSGEEQGIFGSSGYVSKHFAEFKFSKDPKDADVPEFLQTMAAAPVMKPEAAQLSGYFNMDNGTGKLLGIYAEGNAGIGSIFQQWMAPLKDLGMTTVSLRNTGSTDHVPFQMAGLPGFQFIQDPRDYETRTHHTNQDVYERLSPSDLKQASVIEAIFLYNTAMRDAMLPRPELPMAGEAKPLEGLFLDATKDGKKGAKK, encoded by the coding sequence ATGAATGGTTTGTTACGGAGTTCGGTGGCGGCGGCGGTGTGTCTGGGTGGCGTGGCGGTTGCGATGGGGCAGCCGCAGCCGGCGAGCGAGAACGTGGATCTGGCGATGTACTCTCGGATACGGGATGAGGGGTTCAACCGGTCGCATGTGATGGAGTATGGCAGCGCGCTGTTTGACGACATTGGGCCACGGCTGACGGGGTCGCCCGCCATGAAAAAGGCAAATGAGTGGACCAGGCAGCAATTGACGGCGATGGGCTGCGCCAACGCACACCTGGAGAGCTGGGGTGAGTTCGGGATGGGATGGACACAGAAGGGTGCATCCCTGGAGATGATGAAGCCGGGGCCGGCGGTGTTTCTGGCGCAGGCGACCCCATGGTCGCCGAGCCTTGGCAAGGCGGTGACGGCGGAGGTCGTGCGGGTTCCGTCGCTGAAGACGCAGAAGGATCTGGACGAGTGGAAGGGCAAACTGGCAGGGAAGGTCATCCTGTACGGCGATGCGCCCAAGATCAATCCTGACCCAAAGCCGCTGCTGGAGCACTATGACGTAGCGAAGCTGGCCGGGCTTGGGCAATATCCACTGGATGGCGATATGTCCGAGCAGGGTGTTCTGCAATCGACTGATATGAGCTTCTGGCGTGGTTTGTTTGGGGACCTGGCGTTCAAGGAGAAGGTGGCAAAGTTCTTTGCGGCCGAGAAGGCGGTTGCGGTGTTGACGCCGGGCGGATCTGGCGGGGTGATCGAGGACGACACGCTGGGGACATTTGGCTGGTACGTATATCGGGCGGACCATAAGCAGGCGATCCCGGAGATGGTGATTGCGAATGAGGCGTTTGGGCGTATGAGCCGGCTGCTGGCGGCGAAGGTCCCGGTGACGGTGAAGGCGGAGATCGAGACGGAGTTCAGCGGAGATCATGAACAGGGTTACAACACCATTGCAGAGATCCCCGGGTCCGACCCTGCGCTCAAGGATCAGGTGGTCATGGTCGGCGGGCATCTGGATAGCTGGATCGCCGGAACGGGCGCGACCGACAACGGCGCGGGAACGATCGTCGCGATGGAGGCGATGCGGATTTTGACCTCGCTGGGAGTGAAGCCCCGGCGGACGATCCGGATCGGGCTTTGGAGCGGTGAGGAACAGGGAATCTTTGGTTCGTCCGGGTACGTGAGCAAGCATTTTGCGGAGTTCAAGTTCTCCAAAGATCCCAAGGATGCGGACGTGCCGGAGTTTCTGCAAACAATGGCGGCTGCACCTGTGATGAAGCCGGAGGCGGCACAGCTTTCCGGGTACTTCAACATGGATAACGGCACGGGCAAGCTGCTGGGAATCTATGCGGAAGGCAATGCGGGGATCGGCTCCATCTTTCAGCAGTGGATGGCTCCGCTGAAGGACCTAGGGATGACGACGGTCAGCTTGCGGAACACGGGTTCCACCGATCATGTGCCGTTCCAGATGGCCGGGCTCCCGGGGTTCCAGTTCATCCAGGACCCGCGAGACTACGAGACGCGCACCCACCATACGAACCAGGACGTCTACGAGCGGCTTTCGCCCAGCGATCTCAAGCAGGCCTCGGTGATTGAGGCGATCTTCCTCTACAACACGGCGATGCGGGATGCCATGCTGCCACGGCCGGAGTTGCCGATGGCTGGAGAGGCCAAGCCGCTGGAAGGTCTTTTCCTGGACGCCACGAAGGACGGTAAGAAGGGCGCGAAGAAGTAG
- a CDS encoding HIT family protein: MDRLWTPWRYAYVTDEKPRGRKGVPEGLEAWPGEDTGCVFCNLIRSVDWAIETGMPVEEAEAHGFIVSRGEFGYICLNAFPYSSGHVLLVPYLHTDSLAKLPVAEAEEVIREAQRVEAALREVYDPAGINLGMNLGKAAGAGVAEHLHMHILPRWLGDTNFMTVVAETRILPETLDVTWKRLRAALDAD, from the coding sequence ATGGACAGGCTTTGGACCCCGTGGCGCTACGCCTATGTAACCGATGAGAAACCGCGTGGACGCAAAGGTGTGCCGGAGGGGCTGGAGGCGTGGCCCGGTGAGGATACAGGCTGCGTCTTCTGCAACCTGATCCGGTCTGTCGATTGGGCTATCGAGACCGGTATGCCGGTGGAAGAGGCTGAGGCGCATGGCTTTATCGTCAGCCGGGGCGAGTTTGGCTACATCTGCCTGAACGCCTTCCCGTACTCCAGCGGGCATGTCCTGCTGGTGCCGTACCTGCATACGGATTCTCTGGCCAAGCTGCCGGTGGCCGAGGCCGAGGAGGTCATCCGTGAGGCGCAACGGGTGGAGGCGGCGCTCCGCGAAGTCTACGATCCCGCCGGAATCAACCTGGGGATGAATCTGGGTAAGGCGGCGGGTGCAGGGGTGGCCGAGCACCTTCACATGCACATTCTTCCCCGGTGGCTCGGCGATACGAACTTCATGACGGTGGTGGCGGAGACGAGAATCCTTCCGGAGACACTGGATGTTACCTGGAAACGTCTGCGTGCGGCGCTCGACGCCGACTAA
- a CDS encoding ExbD/TolR family protein produces the protein MGMGGGGTGGAVSEINVTPLIDVLLVLLIIFMVIVPVTPKGLDAIVPQPPKNQQQNEPDSKTIVVSILDNKGGEPSYKINEDSIAKSELEARLQGIFAVRQTKVMFVKGDPDLFYGKIAEVIDFGHGAGVDNIGIITPQVAAGH, from the coding sequence ATGGGAATGGGTGGTGGAGGTACAGGCGGAGCAGTATCGGAGATCAACGTAACGCCGCTGATCGACGTGCTGCTGGTGCTGCTGATCATCTTCATGGTCATCGTTCCGGTGACCCCGAAGGGCTTGGACGCGATTGTTCCACAACCGCCCAAGAATCAGCAGCAGAATGAGCCGGATTCGAAGACGATCGTGGTTTCGATTCTGGATAACAAGGGCGGCGAGCCCTCGTACAAGATCAACGAGGATTCGATCGCCAAGAGCGAACTCGAAGCACGCCTGCAAGGCATCTTCGCAGTTCGTCAGACCAAGGTCATGTTCGTCAAGGGCGACCCTGATCTGTTCTACGGCAAGATCGCTGAGGTCATCGACTTCGGTCATGGCGCAGGCGTAGACAACATCGGCATCATCACGCCGCAGGTTGCAGCCGGACACTAA
- a CDS encoding ExbD/TolR family protein yields the protein MSISKRDEGKKVNSNINVTPMVDVMLVLLIIFMVITPMLNNKVNVDLPTAAAAVVMENANKEDAVTVAVTRDGKSFLGADQVTNEDIGSKISAKLENKTDKEVFLRADNRANYGKVMDTIDGIRTAGVSQLGLLTEKTEK from the coding sequence ATGTCAATCTCGAAGCGGGACGAAGGAAAGAAGGTAAACAGCAACATCAACGTCACCCCCATGGTGGACGTGATGCTCGTGCTCCTGATCATCTTCATGGTCATCACGCCGATGCTGAACAACAAGGTCAACGTCGACCTGCCGACAGCCGCCGCGGCCGTCGTCATGGAAAACGCTAACAAGGAAGATGCAGTCACCGTCGCCGTCACGCGCGATGGCAAGAGCTTCCTCGGCGCGGACCAGGTCACCAACGAAGATATCGGCAGCAAGATCTCGGCGAAGCTGGAAAACAAGACCGATAAAGAGGTCTTCCTGCGCGCCGACAATCGCGCCAACTACGGCAAGGTCATGGACACGATCGATGGCATCCGCACCGCGGGCGTAAGCCAGCTCGGACTGCTCACCGAGAAGACCGAGAAATAA
- a CDS encoding MotA/TolQ/ExbB proton channel family protein translates to MILAHIANAATSAHVTSSLAMLQEASNSFSLMDMWGHMSWIPRLIVMLLFIMSIWSLAVIIDRAIYFSAARSQSREFAPKVANALKTGNLDAAIKVADTTKKSHLAEVVTSGLQEFRSFGSGGAISEAQIESSKRALERSEAIVHSKLKRGLGGLATIGSTAPFIGLLGTVIGILNAFQQIATQKTSGIGAVAGGISEALVTTAFGLVVAIPAVMAFNYFTNKVEAFDVEMDNSSSELVDYFIKQSHR, encoded by the coding sequence GTGATTCTCGCCCACATTGCAAACGCCGCTACATCCGCTCACGTCACCTCGTCCCTCGCCATGCTGCAGGAAGCTTCCAACAGCTTCTCCCTGATGGACATGTGGGGCCACATGAGCTGGATTCCCCGCCTCATCGTCATGTTGCTCTTCATCATGTCGATCTGGTCGCTGGCGGTCATCATCGATCGCGCCATCTACTTCTCGGCCGCCCGTTCGCAGTCGCGTGAGTTCGCACCCAAGGTCGCCAACGCTCTCAAGACCGGCAACCTGGACGCCGCCATCAAGGTAGCCGACACCACCAAGAAGTCGCACCTCGCTGAAGTCGTCACCTCCGGCCTGCAGGAGTTCCGCAGCTTCGGTTCCGGCGGCGCTATCTCGGAGGCTCAGATCGAGTCCAGCAAGCGCGCTCTCGAGCGCTCTGAGGCCATCGTTCACTCCAAGCTGAAGCGTGGTCTCGGCGGTCTCGCCACGATCGGTTCGACGGCTCCCTTCATCGGCCTGCTCGGAACGGTTATCGGTATTCTCAACGCCTTCCAGCAGATCGCAACCCAGAAGACCTCGGGTATCGGCGCAGTCGCCGGCGGTATCTCGGAAGCTCTGGTTACGACCGCCTTCGGTCTCGTCGTCGCCATCCCCGCCGTTATGGCCTTCAACTACTTCACCAACAAGGTAGAAGCGTTCGACGTCGAGATGGACAACAGCTCGTCCGAGCTCGTCGACTACTTCATCAAGCAGAGCCACCGCTAG
- a CDS encoding energy transducer TonB, with translation MFEDSLVDSGGRLKTKSKYWMIGTGILNLCIVAVLIVIPLIYPEALPHTAMTAMLSAPPPPPPPPPPPPPEVVVKQVKVVVTQIDDALHAPTKIPKKIDMSKEDAAPPPQVSTVVGMTGMSGGAAGGIPGGVMGGMGTAPPVVVKTPEKPKGPARISGGVIAGNIIEKTQPTYPPIAKAAHVSGAVVLHAIISKNGTIQNLTVISGPEMLRASALDAVKSWRYKPYILNGDPTEVDTTVTVNFSLGGG, from the coding sequence ATGTTTGAAGATTCCCTCGTCGATTCCGGCGGCCGGCTCAAGACGAAGTCCAAGTACTGGATGATCGGTACTGGCATCTTGAACCTGTGCATCGTGGCGGTGCTGATTGTCATCCCGCTGATCTATCCGGAGGCATTGCCCCATACGGCGATGACGGCGATGTTGTCCGCGCCTCCTCCGCCCCCACCGCCTCCACCCCCGCCGCCACCTGAAGTAGTTGTGAAGCAGGTTAAGGTGGTCGTGACGCAGATCGACGACGCTCTCCATGCGCCCACGAAGATCCCCAAAAAGATCGACATGAGCAAGGAAGATGCTGCTCCTCCCCCGCAGGTCTCCACCGTAGTCGGCATGACCGGTATGTCCGGCGGCGCGGCAGGCGGTATCCCCGGAGGCGTGATGGGCGGTATGGGAACAGCTCCCCCGGTCGTCGTCAAGACGCCTGAAAAGCCCAAGGGCCCTGCCCGTATCTCGGGCGGTGTGATCGCGGGTAACATCATCGAGAAGACCCAGCCCACGTATCCTCCGATCGCCAAGGCTGCCCACGTCTCCGGTGCTGTCGTTCTGCACGCCATCATCAGCAAGAACGGCACCATTCAGAACCTCACCGTCATCAGCGGACCTGAGATGCTTCGGGCCAGCGCGCTGGACGCCGTGAAGTCCTGGCGGTACAAGCCCTACATCCTCAACGGCGATCCGACCGAAGTCGATACCACGGTCACCGTGAACTTCAGCCTTGGTGGCGGTTGA
- the secF gene encoding protein translocase subunit SecF, with amino-acid sequence MELFRQPNVDWLGKKWYFLAFSLVFSVAGVFSLLFWHHLPLGVDFKGGTQVVTRFDSTPNEDHVRAAMDKAGIHDARIQRISGAANEVSNQVVIALPESTATDSNHDQGRSAVENALKANYSDSGFQVLQVDIVGPTAGKQLQKQAVYATIYSLIGMLVYLWFRFELIYGVAAVVAVFHDTLITVGAFSLTNQEITLTVIAAILTLIGYSMNDTVVVFDRIRENLALSRREPLADVVNRSINQTLSRTVLSSGLTFLTVLSIYLFGGEVLHGFSFALVVGILIGTYSSIAVAAPMLVAWQDWRAKQGKASATLPAGRVRA; translated from the coding sequence ATGGAACTGTTTCGTCAACCAAACGTCGACTGGCTGGGCAAGAAGTGGTACTTCCTGGCGTTTTCCCTGGTGTTCTCCGTCGCGGGCGTCTTCAGCCTGCTGTTCTGGCATCACCTGCCGCTGGGCGTCGACTTCAAGGGCGGTACGCAGGTTGTGACGCGTTTTGACTCCACGCCCAACGAGGACCATGTCCGCGCGGCCATGGACAAGGCAGGCATCCACGATGCGCGCATCCAGCGCATCTCCGGCGCGGCCAATGAAGTCTCGAACCAGGTCGTCATTGCCCTGCCCGAGTCCACTGCCACCGACTCCAACCACGACCAGGGCCGCTCCGCCGTCGAGAACGCCCTGAAGGCGAACTACTCCGACTCCGGCTTCCAGGTCCTGCAGGTCGATATCGTTGGCCCCACGGCCGGCAAGCAGCTTCAGAAGCAGGCCGTCTACGCGACCATCTACTCGCTTATCGGCATGCTGGTCTATCTCTGGTTCCGCTTTGAGCTGATCTATGGCGTTGCGGCCGTCGTCGCAGTCTTCCATGACACGCTGATCACCGTCGGTGCGTTCTCGTTGACGAACCAGGAGATCACCCTGACGGTCATTGCGGCGATCCTGACGCTGATCGGTTACTCCATGAACGATACCGTCGTGGTCTTCGACCGTATTCGCGAGAACCTGGCCCTCAGCCGTCGTGAGCCGCTGGCGGACGTCGTCAACCGCAGCATCAATCAGACCCTGAGTCGGACGGTTTTGAGCTCCGGCCTGACCTTCCTCACGGTACTCTCCATCTATTTGTTTGGCGGCGAGGTCCTTCACGGCTTCTCGTTCGCGCTGGTCGTCGGCATCCTGATCGGCACGTATTCCTCGATCGCGGTCGCCGCACCGATGCTCGTGGCGTGGCAGGATTGGCGTGCAAAGCAGGGCAAGGCGTCGGCTACTTTGCCTGCGGGACGTGTCAGGGCGTAG
- the secD gene encoding protein translocase subunit SecD — protein sequence MGKNLATKLAAIVVVLLFFIYGIIGIPHGSLKQSIADRIHLGLDLKGGIHLVLAVHVEEAVASTTDRDVQRLEAALPAGGVTGATVGKSDPAHQDIITITGVPVGQMSSLRTLVGGNDYASYEASSQPDGSMRLTMKPTAISDLEARTLETSIETIRQRVDSLGVSEPTIQKYGLGDNQVLVELPGIANADEVEQAIQSTSKLAVYAVVSGPYESEQAAMTTLNNVIPPDATLVHGQSTPNSPDQVWLLNRASEVEGTDFRDASGGTDVNGRPNIHFTLTTEAGDRFYKYTDAHKTGSPTPGSMAIVLGNKVREVASINGAIRDQGEITGTFTQAEVDNLSLMLRTGALPASISYLETRTVGPSLGAASIRQGVIAAVVGMAAVMIFMLIYYKGSGINADLALLLNLLILLGFMGYSHATLTLPGIAGVILTIGMGVDSNVLIFERIREELRAGKTAAAAVKEGFAHAWITIVDTHVTTIVSAAILFLFGTGPVKGFAVTLTFGLLANLFTAVYVSRLIFDAHLKGKERGTALSI from the coding sequence ATGGGCAAGAACCTCGCTACGAAACTGGCTGCAATCGTCGTTGTCCTGCTGTTTTTCATCTACGGCATCATCGGCATCCCGCACGGCAGCCTGAAGCAGTCCATCGCGGACAGGATTCACCTGGGGCTCGACCTCAAGGGCGGCATTCACCTTGTGCTCGCGGTTCATGTTGAAGAGGCTGTGGCCTCGACGACGGACCGCGACGTCCAGCGCCTGGAGGCGGCTCTGCCCGCCGGCGGCGTCACGGGCGCGACCGTGGGCAAATCTGACCCTGCGCACCAGGACATCATCACCATCACTGGCGTGCCAGTGGGGCAGATGAGTTCCCTGCGCACGCTCGTCGGCGGCAATGATTATGCGTCGTACGAGGCGTCCAGCCAGCCCGACGGCAGCATGCGCCTGACGATGAAGCCGACCGCGATCTCGGATCTCGAAGCGCGTACGCTCGAGACCTCCATCGAGACCATCCGGCAGCGCGTCGATTCGCTCGGCGTCTCCGAGCCGACCATTCAGAAGTACGGTCTGGGCGACAACCAGGTGCTCGTCGAGCTGCCCGGTATCGCCAACGCCGACGAGGTGGAGCAGGCGATCCAATCGACCTCCAAGCTGGCTGTTTATGCCGTCGTCAGCGGCCCGTATGAGAGCGAGCAGGCGGCCATGACGACCCTGAACAACGTCATTCCCCCGGATGCGACGCTGGTTCACGGCCAATCCACTCCCAATTCTCCCGACCAGGTCTGGCTGCTGAATCGCGCCAGCGAGGTGGAAGGCACGGACTTCCGTGACGCCAGCGGCGGCACCGACGTCAACGGCCGCCCGAACATCCACTTCACCCTGACCACCGAGGCGGGCGACCGCTTCTATAAGTACACGGATGCGCACAAGACCGGCAGCCCCACGCCGGGGTCGATGGCGATCGTGCTCGGCAACAAGGTTCGTGAGGTTGCATCCATCAATGGAGCCATCCGCGACCAGGGCGAGATCACCGGCACGTTCACCCAGGCTGAGGTGGATAACCTCTCGCTGATGCTGCGCACAGGCGCTCTGCCGGCTTCGATCTCGTACCTTGAGACTCGGACGGTTGGACCTTCGCTCGGCGCGGCCAGCATTCGCCAGGGCGTGATCGCTGCAGTCGTCGGTATGGCCGCGGTCATGATCTTCATGCTCATCTATTACAAGGGCTCCGGCATCAACGCTGACCTGGCGCTGCTGCTGAACCTTTTGATTCTGCTGGGCTTCATGGGCTATAGCCACGCGACGCTGACACTGCCGGGTATCGCCGGAGTCATTCTGACGATCGGTATGGGCGTCGACTCGAACGTGCTGATCTTTGAGCGCATCCGTGAAGAGCTGCGAGCCGGCAAGACAGCCGCCGCAGCAGTCAAGGAAGGCTTCGCGCACGCCTGGATCACCATCGTCGATACGCACGTCACGACCATCGTCTCCGCCGCCATCCTGTTCCTCTTCGGAACCGGCCCGGTCAAGGGCTTCGCCGTCACGCTCACCTTCGGTCTGCTCGCCAACCTGTTCACCGCCGTGTATGTGTCGCGCCTGATCTTCGACGCGCACCTCAAGGGCAAGGAACGCGGCACGGCGCTCTCGATCTAA
- the yajC gene encoding preprotein translocase subunit YajC, giving the protein MLGMWLQSAGFLGNGGITSLALPVLFFVALYFLMIAPNQKKQKAWTQMLADLKSGDTVTSTGGLRGLVLQVKDDCVIVRTQPDGVKLEFVKSSIAAVVTAEDKK; this is encoded by the coding sequence ATGTTGGGCATGTGGTTGCAGAGTGCGGGTTTTCTGGGGAACGGCGGGATCACGAGTCTCGCGTTGCCAGTGCTGTTTTTTGTTGCGTTGTACTTCCTGATGATCGCGCCCAACCAGAAGAAGCAGAAGGCCTGGACCCAGATGCTGGCGGACCTGAAGTCCGGCGATACCGTCACCAGTACCGGCGGCCTGCGTGGCCTGGTGCTGCAGGTCAAGGACGATTGCGTCATCGTGCGCACCCAGCCGGACGGCGTCAAGCTGGAGTTCGTGAAGAGTTCTATCGCGGCCGTAGTCACCGCTGAAGATAAGAAGTAG
- a CDS encoding KH domain-containing protein → MTVISHPQNATEEMLHFTRLLIVALVEDPQAVEVSAISGTFSTTLRVTVAAADLGKVIGKQGRTARSLRILIAAAGIRLQQRFELDIRKID, encoded by the coding sequence ATGACAGTGATTTCACACCCACAGAACGCTACGGAAGAGATGCTGCACTTCACTCGGTTACTCATCGTCGCGCTTGTGGAAGACCCCCAGGCTGTGGAGGTGTCGGCCATCTCCGGCACCTTCTCCACTACCCTGCGCGTCACAGTCGCCGCCGCCGACCTGGGCAAGGTCATCGGCAAACAGGGCCGGACCGCCCGCTCGCTTCGCATCCTGATCGCTGCCGCCGGCATCAGGCTGCAGCAGCGTTTTGAGCTCGACATCCGAAAGATCGACTAA